A DNA window from Sphingomonas changnyeongensis contains the following coding sequences:
- a CDS encoding TolC family protein, whose translation MTRAGLARWTTGLLLHAALAQAAFAQPAPVPPVQGPDAAAAPDAGPARPVGPPPVAPDLADLAARAVESHPAVAAARAGLRAAGGDVKAAKWQRGPSLSVEALSFEGGAPVVRGDNLSLNLAVEQPIWQGGRIGGTIDRARAVQRFASAQVDENALDVALRLTNAYFDLARATRRLMILDRGLAEHRGLVASIGRRVEQSVSPSVDLELARARTAQLEDQRASAEALRTASLVRLRELLGDVGHEPGAIPFYDPARDHPSSAGAAERAISCSPVRQRLIAEALVARADAKLAGAQTMPRLSAVFSSNEVTGERVGLVFRAGVNGGLSQFESAGAARLRRDAAELRVGAVERDLRDQLNADFAENEAARQRIASSGVAATASRAVTDSYQRQFVVGRRSWLDVMNAALETTQAELAADDAEVSAMATAARIALRTCSWRPDLEPGIQP comes from the coding sequence ATGACACGGGCAGGCCTTGCGCGCTGGACGACGGGCCTGTTGCTGCACGCGGCCCTCGCGCAGGCGGCGTTCGCCCAGCCTGCCCCGGTTCCGCCGGTGCAGGGGCCGGACGCGGCGGCTGCCCCCGATGCGGGTCCGGCGCGGCCGGTCGGGCCGCCGCCGGTTGCCCCCGATCTGGCCGATCTTGCCGCGCGCGCGGTCGAAAGCCATCCCGCGGTTGCCGCGGCCCGTGCCGGGCTGCGCGCGGCGGGCGGTGACGTCAAGGCGGCGAAATGGCAGCGCGGGCCGAGCCTGTCGGTCGAGGCGCTGAGCTTTGAAGGCGGCGCGCCGGTGGTGCGCGGCGACAATCTCTCGCTCAATCTCGCCGTCGAACAGCCGATCTGGCAGGGCGGCCGCATCGGCGGCACGATCGACCGCGCACGTGCCGTCCAGCGCTTCGCATCGGCGCAGGTCGATGAAAATGCGCTCGACGTCGCGCTCCGGCTCACCAACGCCTATTTCGATCTGGCCCGCGCCACCCGGCGGCTGATGATCCTCGACCGCGGGCTCGCCGAGCATCGCGGGCTGGTCGCGTCGATCGGCCGCCGCGTCGAACAGTCGGTCAGCCCGAGCGTCGATCTGGAGCTTGCCCGCGCGCGCACCGCCCAGCTTGAGGATCAGCGCGCCTCTGCCGAGGCGCTGCGCACGGCAAGCCTTGTCAGGCTGCGCGAGCTGCTGGGCGATGTCGGGCATGAGCCGGGGGCCATTCCCTTTTACGATCCGGCGCGCGACCATCCGTCGTCCGCCGGCGCGGCCGAGCGGGCGATCAGCTGTTCGCCGGTGCGCCAGCGGCTGATCGCCGAGGCGCTGGTGGCGCGCGCCGACGCAAAGCTGGCCGGTGCGCAGACCATGCCGCGCCTGAGCGCGGTGTTTTCCAGCAACGAAGTCACCGGCGAGCGTGTCGGCCTGGTGTTTCGCGCCGGGGTCAATGGCGGGCTGTCGCAGTTCGAAAGCGCCGGTGCGGCGCGCCTGCGCCGCGACGCCGCCGAACTGCGCGTCGGCGCGGTCGAGCGCGACCTGCGCGACCAGCTGAACGCCGACTTTGCCGAGAACGAGGCGGCGCGGCAGCGCATCGCCAGCAGCGGCGTGGCCGCCACCGCATCGCGCGCGGTGACCGACAGCTATCAGCGCCAGTTCGTCGTCGGCCGCCGGTCGTGGCTCGATGTGATGAACGCCGCGCTTGAAACCACCCAGGCCGAACTGGCCGCCGACGATGCCGAGGTCAGCGCGATGGCCACCGCCGCGCGCATTGCCCTGCGCACCTGCAGCTGGCGGCCCGATCTCGAGCCCGGCATCCAGCCCTGA
- a CDS encoding malate synthase G, translating to MERIERAGLRVAGEFAAFVEDRVLPGLGLDPAAWWTGFADLLAVLVPENRRLLGVRETLQQQIDDWHRARRGQPVDPAAYQAFLTEIGYLVPEPAAFTIGTTGVDDEIARLAGPQLVVPVLNARFVLNAANARWGSLYDAFYGTDALPGAPRPGGYDAERGAQVIARARAFLDEALPGWAAVLDGGDHPALVGWRGASPLFRHHGLHIEVLVDRNHPIGRDDPLGIADVLLEAALTTIVDLEDSVAAVDAEDKVAAYANWLGLMRGDLSASFEKDGQVRARHLNADRAFTARDGTERTLPGRSLLFVRNVGHLMTTPAILLPDGSEAPEGIVDAVMTSTIALYDLKGLGRFRNSRTGSVYIVKPKMHGPEEAGFADRLFDAVEDILGLARHTLKIGVMDEERRTSANLAAAIHAVRDRIVFINTGFLDRTGDEIHTSIEAGPMVPKGEMKASDWIRAYEDRNVRIGLAAGFSGRAQIGKGMWAAPDMMADMLAQKIAHPQSGANTAWVPSPTAATLHALHYHQVDVFGVQARLAGEAPPPRDALLRIPLALGRNWTEADVARELDNNAQGILGYVVRWIDQGVGCSKVPDINDVGLMEDRATLRISAQALANWLLHGVCTAEQVDAALRRMAAKVDAQNAGDPAYRPMAPDPDASIAFQAARALVFEGARQPSGYTEPLLHAYRARAKARDRAA from the coding sequence ATGGAACGGATCGAACGGGCAGGGCTGAGGGTCGCGGGCGAGTTCGCCGCGTTCGTCGAGGACCGTGTCCTGCCCGGGCTGGGCCTCGATCCGGCGGCATGGTGGACCGGCTTTGCCGATCTGCTGGCCGTGCTGGTGCCCGAAAATCGCCGCCTGCTCGGCGTGCGCGAAACGCTGCAGCAGCAGATCGACGATTGGCACCGCGCCCGGCGCGGCCAGCCGGTCGATCCGGCCGCCTATCAGGCTTTCCTGACCGAAATCGGCTATCTGGTGCCCGAACCGGCGGCCTTCACCATCGGCACGACCGGGGTGGATGACGAGATTGCGAGGCTCGCCGGGCCGCAGCTGGTGGTGCCGGTGCTCAACGCCCGGTTCGTCCTCAATGCCGCCAATGCCCGCTGGGGCAGCCTGTATGACGCCTTTTACGGCACCGATGCGCTGCCCGGCGCGCCGCGCCCCGGCGGCTATGACGCTGAACGCGGCGCACAGGTGATCGCCCGCGCCCGCGCCTTTCTGGATGAAGCCCTGCCGGGCTGGGCGGCGGTGCTTGACGGGGGCGATCACCCCGCGCTGGTCGGCTGGCGCGGGGCGTCGCCGCTGTTCCGCCATCACGGCCTGCATATCGAGGTGCTGGTCGACCGCAATCACCCGATCGGCCGCGACGATCCGCTGGGCATCGCCGATGTGCTGCTGGAAGCGGCGCTGACGACGATCGTCGACCTCGAGGATTCGGTCGCCGCCGTCGATGCGGAGGACAAGGTCGCTGCCTATGCCAACTGGCTGGGGCTGATGCGCGGCGACCTGTCGGCCAGCTTCGAAAAGGACGGGCAGGTGCGGGCGCGCCACCTGAATGCCGACCGGGCGTTCACCGCGCGCGACGGCACCGAACGCACGCTGCCGGGGCGCAGCCTGTTGTTCGTCCGCAATGTCGGCCATCTGATGACGACGCCCGCGATCCTGCTGCCCGATGGCAGCGAGGCCCCAGAGGGCATTGTCGATGCGGTGATGACGTCGACGATCGCGCTTTATGACCTGAAGGGGCTGGGCCGGTTCAGGAACAGCCGCACCGGCTCGGTCTATATCGTCAAGCCCAAGATGCACGGGCCGGAGGAAGCCGGCTTTGCCGACCGGCTGTTCGATGCGGTCGAGGACATTCTGGGGCTGGCCCGCCACACGCTCAAGATCGGCGTGATGGACGAGGAGCGCCGCACTTCGGCCAATCTCGCCGCCGCCATCCATGCGGTGCGCGACCGCATCGTGTTCATCAACACCGGTTTTCTCGACCGCACCGGCGACGAGATCCACACCTCGATCGAGGCGGGGCCGATGGTGCCCAAGGGCGAGATGAAGGCGAGCGACTGGATCCGCGCCTATGAGGACCGCAATGTCCGCATCGGGCTCGCCGCCGGTTTTTCGGGCCGGGCGCAGATCGGCAAGGGCATGTGGGCAGCGCCCGACATGATGGCCGACATGCTCGCCCAGAAGATCGCGCACCCGCAAAGCGGCGCGAACACCGCCTGGGTGCCGAGCCCCACTGCGGCGACGCTGCACGCGCTTCATTACCATCAGGTGGATGTGTTCGGCGTGCAGGCGCGGCTGGCCGGGGAGGCGCCGCCGCCGCGCGACGCGCTGTTGCGCATCCCGCTGGCGCTTGGCCGCAACTGGACCGAAGCCGATGTCGCGCGCGAGCTGGACAACAACGCCCAGGGCATATTGGGCTATGTCGTGCGCTGGATCGATCAGGGCGTGGGCTGTTCCAAGGTGCCGGACATCAACGATGTCGGGCTGATGGAAGACCGGGCGACGCTGCGCATTTCGGCGCAGGCGCTTGCCAACTGGCTGCTCCACGGCGTGTGCACGGCCGAGCAGGTCGATGCCGCGCTCCGGCGCATGGCGGCCAAGGTCGATGCCCAGAATGCAGGCGATCCCGCCTATCGCCCGATGGCCCCGGACCCGGACGCCAGCATCGCGTTTCAGGCGGCGCGCGCGTTGGTGTTCGAGGGCGCGCGCCAGCCAAGCGGCTATACCGAGCCGCTGCTGCACGCCTATCGCGCCCGTGCCAAGGCGCGCGACCGGGCTGCATGA